A genome region from Triticum aestivum cultivar Chinese Spring chromosome 2B, IWGSC CS RefSeq v2.1, whole genome shotgun sequence includes the following:
- the LOC123045059 gene encoding uncharacterized protein produces the protein MLTTILFHDPFNAVDAHTGSQFSKIDGFAAVVGRNIIDGRGKAGRLRRAPTPSGRPTKAAMQLRLVPLSPSLCSCQTQRKVEAEEEAGKRSCKRKLLKWKKVNL, from the exons ATGCTGACAACTATTTTGTTCCATGATCCGTTCAACGCAGTTGATGCTCATACAGGATCCCAATTTTCCAAG ATCGATGGTTTCGCCGCGGTCGTCGGGAGAAATATCATCGACGGTAGGGGAAAAGCGGGTAGGCTGAGGCGGGCACCCACACCAAGCGGCCGACCCACGAAGGCGGCCATGCAGCTCCGCCTCGTGCCTCTCTCCCCATCTTTATGTTCGTGTCAAACCCAGCGCAAGGTAGAGGCAGAAGAGGAGGCCGGGAAGAGAAGCTGCAAG AGAAAGTTGTTGAAGTGGAAGAAGGTGAACCTGTAG